In Oncorhynchus clarkii lewisi isolate Uvic-CL-2024 chromosome 2, UVic_Ocla_1.0, whole genome shotgun sequence, one DNA window encodes the following:
- the LOC139377254 gene encoding UBX domain-containing protein 11 — MSSPLSMLRKNRRVPLPGPMNQQGRRVPFKENPFSEYEATLLNDVSALNHPAPQAQATDSACPSKSKAKQRKSNSCYAPPSDFELMSSMIQRLTLLETKVKTQALDIDHKEKIITSLEEKIKLLQKSKEKNSDRSREDDLIKTCHKLQGQVSEMERFLNDYGMIWVGSGEERDTASQQEVEEAEQTQSSEKGVWQPETSVARRNFQINFDLVLQNIQQLNILAGEGESYVRVTSRGAQLAQQQLIPLRLYSNGIFMFNGPFRSYQEASTQQCMQDLMDGYFPSELQDRFADGVPFQVHDRREEEFQERRPWAEFPGKGQAVVGCTEGEKSTDSLEHAYCTVSQIPGRKLTMDQFLNRLPKVVVKAGRVIDIRDSVKASLQGSSDASNSHAVTLIDTPELQAMKARLELHETDPHNSVRDVTTLRVKSEDGEHTYIMKMHFSETIGHLRQYLDKHRWTDATAYDIISAFPQRCYSEDSQTLLSCGLTPNAALLLRTRPGPRQ, encoded by the exons ATGAGCTCACCACTTTCAATGTTGAGGAAAAACCGACGTGTGCCTCTTCCCGGGCCCATGAACCAGCAAGG GAGAAGAGTGCCTTTCAAGGAGAATCCATTTTCAG AATATGAAGCTACTCTGCTGAATGATGTATCTGCTTTGAATCACCCTGCGCCTCAGGCTCAAGCCACTGATAGTGCCTGTCCTTCCAAATCAAAAGCCAAACAAAGGAAAAGCAACAGTTGTT ATGCACCCCCTAGTGATTTTGAGCTGATGTCCTCTATGATACAAAGGCTGACCCTGCTGGAGACCAAGGTGAAGACCCAAGCCCTGGACATTGACCACAAG GAGAAAATAATTACATCTCTGGAGGAGAAAATTAAGCTTCTTCAGAAGTCAAAAG AGAAAAACAGTGATAGGAGCAGAGAGGATGATCTCATAAAAACATGCCACAAGCTTCAGGGCCAGGTATCGGAGATGGAG CGGTTTCTGAACGACTACGGCATGATCTGGGTGGGGAGCGGAGAGGAGCGTGACACAGCCAGTCAACAGGAAGTAGAGGAAGCTGAGCAGACCCAGAGCTCCGAGAAAGGGGTGTGGCAACCAG AGACCTCTGTGGCCAGGAGGAACTTCCAGATAAACTTTGACCTGGTGCTCCAGAACATCCAGCAGTTGAACATCCTGGCTGGGGAGGGAGAGTCCTACGTCAGGGTCACGTCCAGAGGGGCACAGCTGGCCCAGCAGCAGCTCATTCCACTACGGCTCTACAGCAATGGCATCTTCATGTTCAATGGGCCCTTCCGCTCTTACCAGGAAGCCAGCACACAG CAGTGCATGCAAGACCTGATGGACGGATACTTCCCTTCTGAGCTACAGGACAGGTTTGCAGACGGGGTGCcctttcag GTTCACGACAGACGAGAGGAGGAGTTCCAAGAGAGGCGACCGTGGGCGGAGTTCCCTGGGAAGGGGCAGGCTGTGGTTGGATGCACAGAGGGGGAGAAATCAACAGACAGCTTAGAACACGCCTACTGTACCGTCTCCCAGATACCCG GCAGAAAACTGACAATGGACCAATTCCTGAACAGGCTGCCCAAGGTGGTGGTGAAGGCTGGTAGGGTGATTGACATCAGGGACTCCGTGAAAGCCAGTCTACAG GGCTCTTCTGATGCTTCAAACAGCCATGCTGTGACCCTCATAGACACACCAGAGCTACAGGCTATGAAAGCGAG GTTGGAGTTGCATGAGACTGATCCCCATAACTCGGTCCGTGATGTCACCACACTGAGGGTGAAGTCAGAGGATGGCGAGCACACCTACATCATGAAGATGCATTTCTCAGAGACCATAGGTCATCTGCGCCAGTATCTGGACAAGCACAG ATGGACAGATGCCACAGCGTATGATATCATCAGTGCGTTCCCACAGCGCTGCTACAGTGAGGACTCTCAGACACTCCTCTCCTGTGGGCTCACTCCCAATGCTGCTCTGCTGCTTAGGACTAGGCCAGGCCCTCGTCAATGA
- the LOC139366917 gene encoding uncharacterized protein: MVLEIVWRLLSPLQWSLCLLSLLLPIVSMICAIRSKSRKTSRLSLAEMGPISGERPPDSTEAKTSELRKIIGPASSKRKSTQSQREHRGSFPGQDTPRPVKKALRQLPPLPELEKSSVRRHSSYTGSVVYDVVATEVCNPWPTTDNKASQQQTADGSNHLEEEDETGEVPFPVYAKVNKTKVCSNSSRRSPLYAKVNNTSSRTVKS, from the exons ATGGTTCTGGAGATTGTGTGGAGACTATTGTCACCATTGCAGTGGAGCCTGTGTCTTCTATCCCTTCTGCTTCCCATAGTATCAATGATATGTGCGATCCGTTCAAAAAG TAGAAAGACATCCAGGTTGTCATTGGCTGAAATGGGACCAATCTCTGGTGAAAGG CCCCCAGATTCAACTGAGGCCAAGACTTCAGAACTAAGGAAGATCATTGGACCAGCATCCTCAAAAAGAAAGTCAACCCAGTCCCAAAGAGAGCACAGAG GGTCTTTCCCAGGGCAGGACACCCCAAGGCCGGTGAAGAAGGCTTTGAGGCAGTTGCCTCCCTTACCTGAGCTGGAGAAGAGCAGTGTCCGAAGACACAGCAGCTACACTGGGTCCGTAGTGTATGACGTTGTCGCCACAGAGGTTTGTAATCCATGGCCCACTACAGACAACAAGGCTTCTCAACAACAGACAGCAGACGGCAGCAACCACCTGGAGGAGGAAGATGAAACGGGGGAAGTTCCGTTCCCTGTCTATGCCAAAGTCAACAAAACCAAAGTTTGCTCGAACTCATCAAGACGTTCACCACTGTATGCCAAGGTGAACAATACTAGCTCCCGGACTGTGAAATCTTAA